In Aulosira sp. FACHB-615, a single window of DNA contains:
- a CDS encoding CO2 hydration protein: MVQTPEKPVTKIPPSKHEFAEVIHRLEAGGSMLPDTPENLMQIIGIYKAYAVPMDFYWRDLLYIAEQVFLEPFAFFKYFLPKEYLDLHNHYAGDTADLRIWRGEATAHPELLAFMEKGETLKMPKLLHHLFHDRINMEFAEACMRAMLWHRQMYAPVNQFDAYLDSEEYKANADRAIKAYFQGNPVMLGLYKLFPDMFLEQCRQMSYYSNLGLFWEVMAPVFFEMSDIYDEGGFKGVPDAMNFLVNGIFAIAGRPIYHHVYIRGECYEIIPKSKGFTWLYEAALPYVEAVFYRTAPFRGTKSYNAQAGQVPDDQKDFHYGILYADVFPVGTAGIPPTLLMQDMLHFLPQYLVDYYKQHCRGEDDMLIQLGISFQRSMYNVTSAVIQALRTALLYPLDDPNPKHLQANREFFEQQLNRFTRADYGMRDAARLRNIQTPDYR, translated from the coding sequence ATGGTACAAACTCCAGAAAAACCTGTTACTAAAATCCCACCTTCAAAACATGAATTTGCGGAAGTAATTCATCGTTTAGAAGCTGGCGGTTCAATGTTACCAGACACGCCAGAAAACTTAATGCAAATCATCGGGATTTATAAAGCTTACGCTGTCCCGATGGATTTTTACTGGCGTGACTTATTATATATAGCTGAACAGGTATTTTTAGAGCCATTTGCCTTTTTTAAATACTTCTTACCCAAAGAGTATTTAGACCTGCATAATCATTACGCTGGTGATACTGCTGATTTAAGAATTTGGCGTGGTGAAGCAACAGCCCATCCTGAACTTTTGGCATTTATGGAAAAGGGTGAAACCTTGAAAATGCCAAAATTATTGCATCACTTATTCCACGATCGCATCAACATGGAATTTGCGGAAGCTTGTATGCGGGCAATGCTTTGGCATAGACAGATGTATGCGCCAGTCAATCAATTTGATGCGTATCTCGACTCCGAAGAATACAAAGCCAACGCCGACAGGGCAATTAAAGCTTACTTCCAAGGCAACCCCGTAATGCTGGGACTGTACAAACTGTTTCCTGATATGTTTTTGGAACAGTGCCGCCAGATGTCCTACTACTCTAACCTCGGCTTGTTCTGGGAAGTCATGGCCCCGGTATTCTTTGAAATGTCCGACATCTACGACGAAGGTGGGTTTAAGGGTGTACCTGACGCAATGAACTTTTTGGTCAATGGCATATTTGCGATCGCAGGTCGTCCCATTTACCATCATGTTTATATCCGTGGGGAATGCTACGAAATTATCCCCAAATCAAAAGGCTTCACCTGGCTGTACGAAGCAGCATTACCCTACGTAGAAGCTGTATTCTACCGCACCGCCCCCTTTAGAGGCACAAAATCTTACAACGCCCAAGCCGGACAAGTGCCAGATGACCAAAAAGATTTCCACTACGGCATTCTCTACGCCGATGTCTTTCCTGTGGGAACTGCTGGTATTCCACCAACATTATTAATGCAAGATATGTTGCACTTTTTACCACAATATCTTGTTGATTACTACAAACAACATTGCCGTGGTGAAGACGATATGTTGATTCAGTTGGGTATTAGTTTCCAACGCTCAATGTATAACGTTACTTCTGCGGTAATTCAAGCCCTAAGAACTGCGCTTTTATATCCCTTAGATGACCCTAATCCTAAACATTTGCAAGCCAATCGTGAGTTTTTTGAACAGCAATTAAATCGCTTTACCCGCGCTGATTATGGTATGCGTGATGCTGCCCGTCTGCGGAATATTCAAACCCCAGATTATCGTTAA
- a CDS encoding DUF5615 family PIN-like protein, with the protein MKLLFDQNLSRKLTTRLADIFPDSSHVQFHALQERTDTEIWEFAKRNDFCIVTQDADFVERSRLYGSPPKVIWLRCGNAPTNYIEALIRSGEEAIKELLNNLNLHCLELY; encoded by the coding sequence TTGAAGCTACTATTTGATCAAAATTTGAGCCGCAAGCTGACAACTCGATTAGCAGATATTTTCCCTGATTCCAGTCATGTGCAGTTTCATGCACTCCAAGAAAGGACTGACACTGAAATCTGGGAATTTGCTAAAAGGAATGATTTTTGCATTGTCACTCAAGATGCAGACTTTGTTGAGCGAAGCCGTTTATACGGTTCACCGCCCAAAGTAATATGGCTACGTTGCGGAAATGCGCCTACTAATTATATCGAAGCTCTAATTCGGTCTGGAGAGGAAGCCATTAAAGAACTTTTAAATAATCTTAATCTACATTGTCTAGAGCTTTACTAA
- a CDS encoding DUF433 domain-containing protein encodes MSYRDIITIEPDKRGGKPCIRRMRITVYDVLGWLAVGMSHTEILEDFPELTEADIRACLEFAADREHRLVASVGAG; translated from the coding sequence ATGAGTTATCGTGACATTATTACCATAGAACCTGACAAACGAGGCGGCAAACCCTGTATTCGACGGATGCGAATCACTGTGTACGATGTTCTGGGTTGGTTAGCAGTCGGGATGTCTCATACTGAGATTCTGGAAGACTTTCCTGAGTTGACTGAAGCGGACATCAGGGCTTGCTTAGAGTTTGCTGCTGACAGAGAACACCGTCTTGTTGCTTCGGTAGGTGCTGGTTGA
- a CDS encoding DUF433 domain-containing protein — protein sequence MTATARVIHSDPDIMGGTPVFVGTRVPMKTLLDYLEAGDSIDEFLDHFPSVRREQAIAALELAKEMLTSR from the coding sequence ATGACAGCCACAGCGCGTGTTATTCATAGTGACCCTGACATAATGGGAGGAACGCCTGTTTTTGTCGGAACTCGTGTGCCAATGAAAACGCTGCTTGATTATCTTGAAGCAGGTGATTCAATAGATGAGTTTTTAGATCATTTTCCCAGTGTAAGACGTGAGCAAGCGATCGCAGCCCTTGAGTTGGCAAAGGAAATGCTGACATCGAGATGA
- a CDS encoding glyoxalase-like domain protein: MVIAANVMQFLLAPLTFGSFLPSLPLDSLFSTQGIMVMLLAAYAGAMWMFLSSAPKVHTVMVSDLEIARQLYEGLLDLPAAEVPLHYYYNYEQTIGTTAIDPLYMSASPSWSGKTMNNANEGLWYQLKKNTQLHVITGASLGSKNQQRHVCFDRDCLEMILLRVETRGLKFKIRNQKPLNFLIKDYEGRIIELAEVAN; the protein is encoded by the coding sequence ATGGTTATAGCAGCTAATGTAATGCAGTTTTTACTTGCCCCGTTGACTTTTGGCTCATTTTTACCATCCCTGCCTTTAGATAGTCTGTTTTCGACTCAAGGCATTATGGTCATGCTGCTGGCGGCTTATGCTGGGGCGATGTGGATGTTTCTCAGCAGTGCGCCCAAAGTTCACACAGTGATGGTGTCAGATTTGGAAATTGCTCGACAGTTGTACGAAGGGCTACTCGATTTACCAGCCGCAGAAGTGCCTCTGCACTACTACTACAACTATGAACAAACCATCGGCACAACGGCGATAGATCCTTTGTATATGTCCGCCAGTCCCAGTTGGTCGGGCAAAACAATGAACAATGCTAACGAAGGACTCTGGTATCAACTGAAAAAGAATACCCAGCTACACGTCATTACCGGAGCGAGTTTAGGCAGCAAAAATCAACAGCGTCACGTTTGTTTTGACCGTGACTGCTTGGAAATGATTTTATTGCGGGTAGAAACCCGTGGTTTAAAATTTAAAATTCGCAACCAAAAGCCTTTAAATTTCTTAATTAAAGACTATGAAGGGCGGATTATTGAACTCGCTGAAGTAGCGAATTAA
- a CDS encoding sigma-70 family RNA polymerase sigma factor yields the protein MQIPHFPETNHPLVKSLFHHNDQELLSLFQRYPEAGKYFTVIFCRYSPIVYTLIQHSARSPVQADYLFALTWRHIYYELGGLDLENPQPGQEGLTLQNWLINITAFCINEIELPPTEAIHYSLQATSPPLWCYVEKALDQLPPILRLMVLMAQTFHWSETRIAAYLQAEGERIAPAEVANFLQEGYRMLEAKLPADIRSIYLGEDLVLSSTT from the coding sequence ATGCAAATTCCTCATTTTCCCGAAACAAATCACCCGCTAGTTAAGTCGCTGTTTCATCACAATGACCAGGAACTGCTGAGTCTATTTCAACGATATCCAGAGGCTGGCAAGTATTTCACGGTGATTTTTTGTCGTTACAGCCCGATTGTATATACTTTAATTCAACATTCAGCGCGATCGCCTGTGCAGGCAGATTATCTGTTTGCCCTGACTTGGCGACATATCTATTACGAACTGGGCGGACTGGATTTAGAAAACCCCCAACCCGGACAAGAAGGTTTAACCTTACAAAATTGGCTAATTAACATCACAGCTTTTTGTATTAACGAGATTGAACTTCCACCTACGGAAGCCATTCATTATTCGCTGCAAGCCACTTCGCCGCCTTTATGGTGTTATGTGGAAAAAGCTTTAGACCAGCTACCCCCGATTTTACGTTTGATGGTGTTGATGGCACAAACTTTCCATTGGAGTGAAACCAGAATTGCAGCTTATTTGCAAGCGGAAGGTGAAAGAATTGCCCCTGCCGAAGTAGCCAATTTTCTCCAGGAAGGCTATCGTATGCTAGAGGCTAAATTACCTGCTGACATCCGCTCTATATACCTGGGAGAAGATTTGGTTCTATCATCAACTACGTAA
- a CDS encoding tetratricopeptide repeat protein, with translation MQQRHFFPSAHTLNSRSYEFWLLKGITTGRRGDHFPFFSFFFLLLTFLLTPIVANASDITQQLHRPVNSSSWQYDRDEADSLLRIGEQQYRSGNAAKTIDSCLQALEIYHSIGDVRATGLTYELLAKAYIQQERYKEGEDALRRRLAIARDSKDFQAQIFALNNIAAILLQKEETVAAGKAVQEALTIAQGVNNIEGQGLSLSNLGLVTARLGDYNKAIKLYETALSYRRQKNDPIGEANTLNNLGDAYLAAGNYPDTIGAYGLAMRLARLNGDRNIQLRAIDGLVKAHTSVGRNERAFELLQERLVIAQELQNLPEQLKSFESYAAFYERLGNYATAKNFYERAIAIANTLEDTKRELVLKDRLTKLQKKRS, from the coding sequence ATGCAGCAACGGCATTTTTTCCCATCTGCTCACACCTTAAATTCTAGAAGCTACGAATTTTGGCTGCTCAAGGGTATCACTACTGGGCGACGGGGTGATCATTTCCCATTTTTTAGTTTTTTCTTTTTACTGTTGACTTTTTTATTAACTCCAATTGTGGCCAATGCGAGTGATATTACTCAACAACTTCATCGTCCTGTAAACAGTTCGAGTTGGCAATATGACAGAGATGAAGCTGATAGTTTGCTGCGGATTGGTGAACAGCAATATCGCTCAGGTAATGCAGCAAAAACTATTGACTCTTGCTTACAAGCTTTAGAGATTTATCATTCCATTGGTGATGTCAGAGCTACCGGGTTAACTTATGAATTACTAGCTAAAGCTTATATTCAACAAGAGCGTTACAAAGAAGGGGAAGACGCTTTACGCCGAAGATTAGCGATCGCACGGGATAGCAAAGATTTTCAAGCCCAAATTTTTGCCTTAAATAATATTGCCGCAATTCTTCTGCAAAAAGAGGAAACTGTCGCCGCCGGAAAAGCTGTGCAAGAAGCATTAACTATCGCTCAAGGTGTGAACAATATCGAAGGGCAAGGACTTTCTTTGAGCAATTTAGGTTTAGTTACTGCCAGACTGGGTGATTATAACAAGGCGATTAAACTTTATGAAACTGCTTTAAGTTATCGCCGCCAAAAAAATGATCCAATTGGTGAAGCCAACACTCTGAATAATTTAGGTGATGCTTATCTGGCGGCGGGGAATTATCCCGATACCATCGGCGCTTATGGGTTAGCAATGCGGTTGGCGAGACTGAATGGCGATCGCAATATTCAATTACGCGCCATTGATGGTTTAGTCAAGGCGCATACTTCTGTCGGACGCAATGAACGCGCTTTTGAATTACTCCAAGAACGTTTAGTCATCGCCCAAGAATTACAAAATCTGCCAGAACAGTTAAAATCATTTGAATCTTATGCTGCATTCTATGAGCGGTTAGGTAATTATGCCACAGCCAAGAATTTTTACGAACGAGCAATTGCGATCGCCAATACTCTAGAAGACACGAAACGCGAACTGGTGTTAAAAGATAGATTAACAAAGTTGCAGAAAAAGCGCAGTTGA
- a CDS encoding P-loop NTPase fold protein, translating to MPLDLERFYQACNPSRPLVMGDASDRRYYIDFAAVRGGKIIEALLRTITRISPDTPTCQLFTGHLGCGKSTELLRLKAELEEQKFHVVYFESTHVLEMADVDVTDILLAIAGQVSESLEAKKIRLKPSYFTKLFTEVVDFLQTPIDFGVEAELSVGIAKITAKTKESPQLRRRLRDYLEPRTQNILQSINKELLERANNELKNQGKKGLVVIVDNLDRVAIRPLPSGRSLPEYLFIERGEQLRKLACHLVYTIPLSLIFSNDSAELQHRLGGGVAPKVLPMIPVRLRSGEIFNQGLSLMRQMVLARAFPDIEVSDRLSLVTEIFDNLETLDRLCLISGGHVRDLLGLLFDCLREQDPPFERDCVELVIQRQRDYRAHAIDPHEWELIFQVVEQQRVGGDIAYHALLRSLFVFEYRDHRGAWFAVNPVIAETQKFQSWLKIHKQI from the coding sequence ATGCCTTTAGATTTAGAAAGATTTTATCAGGCTTGCAATCCTAGTCGCCCTCTGGTCATGGGAGATGCAAGCGATCGCCGTTATTATATCGATTTTGCGGCGGTGCGGGGCGGCAAAATTATTGAGGCTCTGCTGCGGACAATTACGCGAATTTCTCCTGATACTCCCACTTGTCAATTGTTTACGGGACATTTGGGTTGTGGTAAATCGACGGAATTATTGCGGTTGAAAGCCGAGTTAGAAGAGCAGAAATTTCATGTAGTTTATTTTGAGTCTACCCATGTCTTAGAAATGGCGGATGTGGATGTAACAGATATTTTACTGGCGATCGCAGGACAGGTGAGCGAAAGTCTGGAAGCGAAAAAAATCCGCCTCAAGCCGAGTTACTTCACGAAATTATTTACAGAAGTTGTCGATTTTTTACAAACACCAATTGACTTTGGTGTAGAAGCAGAATTATCTGTGGGGATAGCGAAAATCACCGCCAAAACCAAAGAAAGTCCCCAACTGCGGCGACGGTTAAGAGATTATCTCGAACCGCGTACCCAAAATATTTTGCAGTCCATCAATAAAGAACTCCTAGAACGCGCCAACAACGAACTAAAAAATCAAGGTAAGAAAGGTCTAGTGGTCATTGTTGATAACTTGGATAGGGTCGCAATTCGGCCTTTACCATCGGGGCGATCGCTGCCAGAATACTTATTTATTGAACGTGGCGAACAATTACGTAAACTAGCTTGTCACTTAGTTTACACTATCCCTTTGTCGTTAATTTTTTCTAATGATAGTGCCGAACTGCAACATCGTTTAGGTGGTGGGGTTGCGCCCAAGGTTTTACCGATGATCCCTGTACGTTTGCGTTCTGGGGAAATATTTAACCAAGGGCTATCACTGATGCGACAAATGGTCTTAGCCAGAGCTTTTCCTGACATTGAAGTGAGCGATCGCTTAAGCTTAGTTACAGAGATATTTGATAACCTGGAAACTTTGGATCGATTGTGCTTAATTAGCGGTGGTCATGTCCGGGATTTACTGGGGTTGCTGTTTGACTGCTTAAGAGAACAAGATCCACCTTTTGAGCGTGACTGTGTAGAACTAGTAATTCAACGTCAACGAGACTACCGCGCCCACGCCATTGACCCCCATGAATGGGAGCTAATTTTTCAGGTGGTAGAACAGCAAAGAGTTGGTGGTGACATCGCCTATCACGCTCTTTTACGCAGTTTATTTGTCTTTGAATATCGTGACCATCGAGGTGCTTGGTTTGCTGTCAACCCAGTTATCGCTGAGACACAAAAATTTCAATCATGGTTGAAGATTCACAAGCAGATATAA
- a CDS encoding WD40 repeat domain-containing protein, producing the protein MVEDSQADIKSANKRALRSLSRAISLSRGQFSVVLVCCNYRVLQTQILQQIEASASSPVQKLVIPQNARSLYSTIHIQLRTDEPQPSALNILGLESVEHIDDLLSSINQIRDEFPKRHLFPMIFWVNDEILQKVVRLAPDFASWAATPIRFEMTTTQLQDFLRQETDSLFATVLPTQHQDNSGNEQYSTLEQIWEHNDELHFAIQELRHRGITLEPELYASLEFVFGLDNYVGDRIQRALTHFQQSLKVWQQLALENCTENSLSTIPNTWTTELDILSNHTSPLVRQGVLLYYLGLCYIRLAEQNQIENRRCWDESKAYLQQSCNVLELAQRFDIVAEFISQLAEVLEHLEEWSELQTVAQKSLELHQIYGSQIQLACDYGFLAQVALQQSRWMQASILAHVSLLKLGEAQRQGASHQYLFPSLLAQIYYLILAEAQQSLGDHKIANEYLEKAAKALPNALENSAHQYNAHRYIRLLRTLRSLYFAAGRYSEAYTIRQKRRSVEQQYGFRAFIGAGRLQPQRQATNPALMSPSGTSSVALEIEASGREGDINNLIGKISRADQKLMIIHGQSGVGKSSTVSAGLVPALQNRTVGDQIAVPVVIQVYTDWVREFGKALTAAMSHIQREEVIEVSASDTHIPITTADILTKLTENANKHLITVLIFDQFEEFFFTCSQLAERQKFDRFLRDCLNVSFVKIIFSIREDYLYRLLEFKNLAALEAIDYNILDKNIRYQLNNFSPEYAKVIIQKLTERSQMSLEPALIEALVEDLSADLGEVRPIELQVVGAQLQDERINTLAQYQPYRPNKLIERYIKELIKDCGPENERAALLVLYLLTDETNQRPFKTRAELTTEIAELEDAGKLELVLNILVSSGLVVLFPDVPERYQLIHDYLVDLIRYLQEQESSLQAKLDQLRRKVDQSEFEIERLKSELRQKKQQARLPESPPPQGFDLVTELRELRKREELSQLEIEQLRSVLKEKELTAQLAAAQEKQRLNEARLNRSLKVALSVAFLAIVGLSISIISVLDSEIKTLSVSSEALFASQKGIDALKEGIKAGRKLEQAIWVDPSTQQQVQTALYQAVSGVREINRLESHTGGVNSAVFSRDRFLIVSGSADNTIKLWRADGTLLKTLSGHEDIVNSVSFSPDGQIIASGSQDMTVRLWSREGKLLHTLKGHTAVVNSVSFSPDGQVIASASTDNTVKLWSRDGKLLRTLTGHQSSVLDVAWSPDNQILASASADQTIKLWNREGKLLKTWPAHNDAVKSLAWSPDSKTLVSGSLDQTIKLWNLQGQLIRTFSGHTAEITSVSFSPNGHTIASASLDQTVKLWSPTGLLLGTLRGHNNWVNSVSFSSDSRTVISASRDKTVKLWRWDDVLLRNPNSDQADWITSISFSPDSRNIAAASRDSTVKILNSQGQILRTFSGHKGQVWGVAWSRDGQNIASSSKDKTVKLWSRDGKLLHTLTGHQDTVLAVAWSPDGQVIASASKDQTVKLWNRDGKLLHTLTGHQDAVNWVDFSPDGQLLASASDDKTVMIWSRDGKPQKTLKGHNRPVNGVAWSSDGQTLASASIDSTVKIWSRDGKLLNDISGDGDSFISVSFSPDGKMLVAASEDKLKLWNRDGRLLIALKGDKEELTSVNFSPDGKTLAAGSGKGMVVFRTLADIKLENLLRRGCDLLHDYLQKNPKVSQSDRSLCLKQ; encoded by the coding sequence ATGGTTGAAGATTCACAAGCAGATATAAAATCAGCTAACAAGCGGGCTTTACGCAGTTTAAGCAGAGCAATTTCCCTATCGCGGGGACAATTTTCTGTAGTGTTGGTTTGTTGTAACTATCGGGTTTTACAAACGCAAATCCTCCAACAAATAGAAGCATCTGCATCAAGTCCAGTCCAGAAACTCGTGATTCCCCAAAATGCGAGAAGTCTTTACAGCACAATTCATATCCAGTTGCGGACTGATGAACCACAACCATCTGCATTGAATATTTTGGGTTTAGAATCGGTAGAACATATTGATGATTTACTCAGTTCAATTAATCAAATTCGGGATGAATTTCCCAAACGTCACCTATTCCCGATGATTTTTTGGGTGAATGATGAAATATTGCAAAAAGTCGTGCGGTTAGCACCAGATTTTGCGAGTTGGGCGGCGACACCAATTCGCTTTGAAATGACGACTACACAACTGCAAGATTTTTTACGCCAAGAAACTGACTCGTTATTTGCAACAGTTTTACCGACACAACATCAAGATAATTCAGGTAATGAGCAATATTCAACCTTAGAGCAAATCTGGGAACATAACGATGAACTGCATTTTGCCATTCAGGAATTACGTCATCGCGGAATTACTTTAGAACCAGAATTATACGCCAGTTTAGAGTTTGTGTTTGGCTTGGATAATTATGTGGGCGATCGCATTCAGCGAGCCTTAACTCATTTTCAACAAAGTTTAAAAGTTTGGCAACAATTAGCCTTAGAAAACTGTACTGAAAATTCTCTCTCCACCATTCCCAATACTTGGACTACGGAATTAGATATTCTCAGTAATCATACTTCACCTTTAGTCCGTCAAGGTGTATTACTTTATTATTTAGGTTTGTGTTATATCCGCCTCGCCGAACAAAATCAAATTGAAAATCGTCGTTGTTGGGATGAATCGAAAGCTTATTTACAACAATCATGTAATGTTTTGGAGTTGGCGCAACGATTTGATATTGTTGCCGAATTTATTAGTCAACTCGCAGAAGTTTTAGAACATTTAGAAGAGTGGTCAGAATTACAGACAGTAGCGCAAAAATCTTTAGAACTACATCAAATTTATGGTAGTCAAATTCAACTTGCTTGTGACTATGGTTTTTTAGCTCAAGTTGCTTTACAACAGTCGCGTTGGATGCAGGCGAGTATTTTAGCCCATGTGTCTTTATTAAAATTAGGAGAAGCTCAAAGACAAGGCGCTTCCCATCAATATTTATTTCCCTCTTTACTGGCGCAAATTTATTATTTAATTTTAGCCGAAGCCCAACAAAGTTTAGGCGACCATAAAATTGCGAACGAATATTTAGAAAAAGCTGCAAAAGCCCTACCGAATGCGTTGGAAAATAGCGCCCATCAATATAACGCCCATCGTTATATTCGCTTATTACGCACACTGCGATCGCTTTACTTTGCGGCTGGGCGATATTCAGAAGCTTATACTATCAGACAAAAACGGCGTTCTGTCGAACAACAATATGGTTTTCGGGCTTTCATTGGCGCGGGACGTTTACAACCCCAACGACAAGCCACTAACCCCGCTTTGATGTCACCTTCGGGAACCAGCAGCGTCGCCTTAGAAATTGAGGCTTCTGGGCGAGAAGGCGATATTAATAACTTAATTGGCAAAATTAGCCGTGCTGACCAAAAATTAATGATTATTCACGGTCAGTCTGGTGTCGGTAAAAGTTCTACCGTTAGCGCCGGGTTAGTCCCAGCCTTACAAAATCGTACCGTCGGCGACCAAATTGCCGTGCCTGTGGTAATTCAAGTTTACACAGATTGGGTGCGTGAATTTGGGAAAGCTTTAACGGCGGCGATGTCTCACATTCAGCGAGAAGAAGTCATAGAAGTCAGCGCATCTGATACCCATATCCCCATCACCACGGCTGATATTTTGACCAAATTAACTGAAAATGCCAATAAACATTTAATTACAGTTTTAATTTTTGACCAATTTGAAGAATTTTTCTTTACTTGTAGTCAGTTAGCAGAGAGGCAAAAATTTGATAGATTTTTGCGAGATTGTTTAAATGTTTCCTTTGTGAAAATCATCTTTTCCATCCGGGAAGATTATTTATATCGGTTGCTGGAATTTAAAAATCTCGCCGCCTTAGAAGCCATTGATTATAATATTCTTGATAAAAATATTCGATATCAATTAAATAATTTTTCCCCCGAATATGCAAAGGTAATTATTCAAAAATTAACCGAGCGATCGCAGATGAGTTTAGAACCTGCGTTAATCGAGGCTTTGGTCGAAGATTTATCCGCAGATTTGGGCGAAGTGCGACCAATAGAATTACAAGTTGTGGGCGCACAACTCCAAGATGAACGGATTAATACATTAGCCCAATATCAACCATATCGCCCCAACAAACTGATTGAGCGGTATATTAAAGAATTAATCAAAGATTGCGGCCCCGAAAATGAACGCGCCGCGTTATTAGTTTTATATTTACTCACAGATGAAACTAATCAAAGACCTTTTAAAACCCGTGCCGAATTAACTACAGAAATTGCTGAATTAGAAGATGCGGGTAAATTAGAATTAGTCTTGAATATTTTAGTTAGTTCTGGTTTGGTTGTGTTATTTCCTGATGTACCGGAACGCTATCAACTCATTCATGATTACTTAGTAGATTTGATTCGGTACTTGCAAGAACAAGAATCAAGTTTACAAGCCAAACTTGATCAATTACGCCGCAAAGTGGATCAAAGTGAATTTGAAATTGAACGCCTCAAAAGTGAACTGCGCCAAAAAAAGCAACAAGCTAGACTCCCAGAATCTCCGCCCCCGCAAGGGTTTGATTTAGTTACAGAATTACGAGAATTACGCAAGCGTGAAGAATTAAGTCAGTTAGAAATTGAACAATTAAGGTCGGTGCTGAAAGAAAAGGAACTCACAGCACAACTCGCAGCCGCCCAAGAAAAACAAAGGCTGAACGAAGCCAGGTTAAATCGTTCTTTGAAAGTTGCTTTATCGGTAGCATTTTTAGCAATTGTTGGCTTGTCAATTTCCATCATTAGCGTTTTAGATAGCGAAATTAAAACCCTGAGTGTTTCTAGTGAAGCTTTATTTGCATCCCAAAAAGGTATCGATGCGTTAAAAGAAGGAATCAAAGCCGGGAGAAAATTAGAACAGGCTATTTGGGTAGACCCCTCCACACAACAGCAAGTGCAAACGGCGTTATACCAAGCAGTGTCAGGTGTCAGGGAGATTAACAGGTTAGAAAGTCATACCGGAGGGGTGAATAGTGCTGTATTTAGCCGTGATCGCTTCTTAATTGTCTCCGGTAGCGCCGATAATACAATTAAACTCTGGCGGGCTGATGGTACTTTACTCAAAACTCTGTCGGGACATGAAGATATAGTTAACAGTGTTAGTTTTAGTCCCGATGGGCAAATCATCGCCTCTGGTAGTCAAGATATGACCGTAAGATTATGGAGTCGGGAAGGCAAATTACTCCACACCCTCAAAGGTCATACGGCTGTAGTGAATAGCGTGAGTTTCAGTCCCGATGGGCAAGTTATCGCCTCAGCCAGCACCGACAACACCGTAAAATTATGGAGTCGTGATGGAAAACTACTCCGCACCTTAACCGGACATCAAAGTTCTGTTTTAGATGTAGCTTGGTCGCCGGATAATCAAATTCTCGCTTCAGCCAGTGCTGATCAAACTATCAAACTTTGGAACCGGGAAGGTAAATTACTCAAAACTTGGCCAGCACATAATGATGCTGTCAAAAGTCTAGCTTGGTCGCCCGACAGTAAAACCCTTGTTTCTGGCAGTTTAGACCAAACAATTAAACTCTGGAATCTCCAAGGTCAACTCATCAGAACTTTTTCTGGTCACACAGCAGAAATCACCAGCGTCAGTTTTAGTCCCAATGGTCATACAATTGCCTCAGCTAGTCTCGACCAAACCGTGAAATTGTGGAGTCCCACAGGTTTACTGTTGGGGACTCTCCGGGGTCATAACAATTGGGTAAACAGTGTGAGTTTTAGTTCTGACAGTCGGACTGTGATTTCCGCGAGTCGTGACAAAACTGTGAAACTTTGGCGCTGGGATGATGTGCTGTTACGTAACCCCAACAGCGACCAAGCTGACTGGATTACCAGTATCAGTTTTAGCCCTGATAGCCGCAATATCGCCGCCGCCAGTCGAGATTCCACAGTCAAAATCTTAAATAGCCAAGGGCAAATTTTACGCACCTTCTCAGGTCACAAAGGTCAAGTTTGGGGGGTGGCTTGGTCAAGGGATGGTCAAAATATTGCCTCAAGTAGTAAAGATAAAACCGTCAAGCTGTGGAGTCGGGACGGTAAACTGCTGCATACTTTAACAGGTCATCAAGATACAGTATTGGCGGTAGCTTGGTCGCCCGATGGTCAAGTTATCGCCTCAGCGAGTAAAGATCAAACCGTCAAGCTGTGGAATCGGGATGGCAAACTGCTGCACACTTTAACAGGTCATCAAGACGCTGTAAATTGGGTAGATTTTAGCCCTGATGGTCAATTGTTAGCCTCCGCCAGCGACGATAAAACAGTGATGATTTGGAGTCGGGACGGCAAACCACAAAAAACTTTAAAAGGTCATAATCGTCCGGTGAATGGTGTGGCTTGGTCTAGTGATGGTCAAACTTTAGCTTCCGCAAGTATTGATAGCACAGTTAAAATTTGGAGTCGAGACGGTAAACTACTCAATGATATTTCGGGAGACGGTGATAGCTTCATTAGTGTGAGTTTTAGTCCTGATGGCAAAATGTTGGTA